One window of Streptomyces sp. FIT100 genomic DNA carries:
- the mshC gene encoding cysteine--1-D-myo-inosityl 2-amino-2-deoxy-alpha-D-glucopyranoside ligase: MHAWPASEVPALPGTGRDLRIHDTATGGLVTLEPGPVARIYVCGITPYDATHLGHAATYNAFDLVQRVWLDTKRQVHYVQNVTDVDDPLLERAVRDGQDWTELAERETALFREDMTALRMLPPAHYIGAVEAIPGIVPLVERLRDAGAAYELDGDIYFSVESDPHFGEVSNYDADVMRALSAERGGDPERPGKKDPLDPMLWMAAREGEPSWDGGSLGRGRPGWHIECVAIALDHLGMGFDVQGGGSDLAFPHHEMGASHAQVLTGEHPFAKAYVHAGMVALHGAKMSKSKGNLVFVSALRRDGVDPAAIRLALLSHHYRADWEWTDAVLREAVERLARWRAAVSRPDGPSADALVEEIRAALANDLDAPAALAAVDRWAARQQADGGTDEGAPGLVSRAVDALLGVAL, translated from the coding sequence ATGCATGCCTGGCCCGCTTCCGAGGTCCCCGCCCTGCCCGGCACGGGCCGCGACCTCCGGATTCACGACACCGCGACCGGAGGACTCGTCACCCTCGAGCCCGGTCCCGTCGCCCGTATCTACGTCTGCGGCATCACCCCGTACGACGCGACCCACCTGGGTCACGCGGCGACCTACAACGCGTTCGACCTCGTGCAGCGCGTGTGGCTCGACACCAAGCGCCAGGTTCACTACGTGCAGAACGTGACCGACGTGGACGACCCGCTCCTGGAGCGGGCCGTGCGCGACGGGCAGGACTGGACCGAGCTCGCGGAGCGCGAGACCGCGCTGTTCCGCGAGGACATGACCGCCCTGCGGATGCTGCCCCCCGCCCACTACATCGGCGCCGTCGAGGCCATACCCGGCATCGTGCCGCTCGTCGAGCGGCTGCGTGACGCCGGGGCGGCGTACGAACTCGACGGCGACATCTACTTCTCCGTCGAGTCCGACCCGCACTTCGGCGAGGTGTCGAACTACGACGCCGACGTCATGCGCGCCCTGTCCGCCGAGCGCGGCGGCGATCCCGAGCGCCCCGGCAAGAAGGACCCGCTCGACCCCATGCTCTGGATGGCCGCCCGCGAGGGCGAGCCCAGCTGGGACGGCGGCAGCCTGGGCCGCGGCCGGCCCGGCTGGCACATCGAGTGCGTCGCCATCGCCCTCGACCACCTCGGCATGGGCTTCGACGTCCAGGGCGGCGGCTCCGATCTCGCCTTCCCGCACCACGAGATGGGCGCCTCGCACGCCCAGGTCCTCACCGGCGAGCACCCGTTCGCCAAGGCGTATGTGCACGCCGGCATGGTCGCGCTCCACGGCGCGAAGATGTCCAAGTCCAAGGGCAACCTGGTCTTCGTCTCCGCGCTGCGCCGCGACGGCGTCGACCCCGCCGCCATTCGGCTCGCGCTCCTCTCCCACCACTACCGCGCCGACTGGGAGTGGACGGACGCGGTGCTCCGGGAGGCGGTGGAGCGGCTCGCCCGCTGGCGCGCCGCAGTGTCGCGCCCCGACGGCCCGTCCGCGGACGCACTCGTCGAGGAGATCCGCGCGGCGCTGGCGAACGACCTGGACGCCCCCGCCGCGCTCGCTGCCGTCGACCGCTGGGCCGCTCGCCAGCAGGCGGACGGCGGTACCGACGAGGGTGCGCCCGGCCTCGTGTCGCGCGCCGTGGACGCCCTGTTGGGCGTTGCCCTGTAG